The DNA segment TCGTCGACTTTATTCTCAAATTTCCAGCAAACAAGCAGATCTTTCTGCATCGTCACTTGGCGCTGACTAACACGCTAGTAGTTCAGGGCGAGCATCGTTTGTACGAGCCGAATGGCGCACTCAAGGAGGTGCGCCCCGTAGGGAGTTATACTTCCACTCCTCCGGGCGAGCCGCATCGGGAAGGAGCCGGAGATGACGGCGGCGTTGTATTCTATAGTGTTCGCGGAAAAGATGGCGTCTTATTCGAAGTGCTTGATGATGAGCTAAATGTTATCGGTACATTGACAATGGACGACTTTGTAAACGCCTTAAAAGAGCAGAAGAACGCTTGAGTCCGGCTGGACGACGGTCGTCCGCAGCCCCGCTTTACACTCAAGCGCCGAAACCGCTCCGCCGTACAGCCTTGGTGACAACCCTTTCACCTGTATTGCCTTCTTCCCTGCCTAGCCATTAGCGGCTGGGGACGTCGACGCTGACCGGACGCGGACGGAACCTGTGAACGCGACCACTGAAATTTGCCGTAACTGTGACAACGGCGAGGACGATATGCGTTCTCGCGATCGCAGCCGTTTAGAAAGCAATCACCACCGCTCAAAATGGATCGGTAGTTTTTGAAGGAGTAGTTGTAATGGAGGTTTGGCTATGATTCCGTTTGACCGGCGGAGCGGCGGAGGAAGGGGTAATGATGGGAAGGCAGAATGCATCGGAGAAGTTGTTTTATCAATTCCGTCTTGAGAACCACGTTCCTTCCGATCACCTTCTGCGCCAGCTCGATGCGGTACTTAACTTTGCAGGCGAGAAGGGTTCTGGCGAAGCATTACAGCCCGCTAGGCCCCTCGGTGGATCCTGAACTGATGTTGATGATGCTGCTGGTTGGCTACGCCTACGGCATCCGTTCCGAATCTTTTTGACCGTTCTGACAGTACGCGCTCGTTGTCGCGTTTTTCACCGGCCGCACGCTCCGCGCTCCGCTCGCTTGCAGAACCATACAAGGGTGAAACCTTTCACTTTGCGCCGCCCGTTTGAAGAAACTTGTTAGATCGTTTCACGTGAAACATTCTGTTTCACCGCCACGACGGCACGCCGCTCCGTTGTCGCGGCTTTTGCTCGGTCGGACGGAGGGCGGACCCTCCGGAAGCCGACAAAAATGTTTCACGCGAAACAATTTTGTCTGTCCGATCAAGCAAGAGCCGCGACAACGGAGCGGGCGCGATGTCCGGACGGTGAAAGAGATTAATGCACGATCGCGTGCTGAGCGACGCGCGCGGCCATCAGATAGGTGGCGACCGCGAAGACGATCGCGACGGCGCACGACAAGCCGAAGTTCGGCATTTCCGCAACGGTACCCGGCTGACTCGTGTACAACGCTTCGCGCAGCGCCGCGACGCCGTAGGTCAGTGGATTCAGCCGCATCGCCCATTCTAGCGCGACCGGCGCGCCGCTCACCGGCCAGAATGCTCCCGACAAGAGCCAGATCGGAATCAGAATCAGGTTCATGATCGCGTGGAAGCCCTGGGTCGATTCAATCCGCCACGCGATCAGCAGCCCAATACTGGTCAGAGCAAAAGCGATGAGCGCCATGATCGCCGCTGACATCAGGACGGCGCCGACGGACAGGCGAATACCGGCGAGCGGCGCGAGAACAAGGAAGATGCAGCTCGGAACCCAGGCCAGCGTGGTCGCGCCGAGCACCTGGCCCATCACGACGGTCGCGCGCGAGACCGGCGCGACCAGGACGCCTTGCAAGAAGCCCTCGTGGCGATCCTCGACGGTCGAGATGGTCGCGAAGATCGCGGTGAACAGCAGCACCAGCACGATGAAGCCCGGATAGAGGTATTCGAAATAGTTCATGTCGGCGGGCATCCCAGCCGGATGGAACGATCCGGTGAGCCCGGCGCCGAGCAGGAGCCAAAAGACCAGCGGTTGCAGGAACGAGCCGATAACGCGGCTGCGCTGGCGGCAGAAGCGCGTGATTTCGCGCAGCCACAGTGTGCCGGCGCCGAGAAGTGCATTGCTCAACTGCCGGCCTCCGCGGAATTCCAGGTAAACCTGCGGCCGGTCAGGTGGACGAAAACGTCCTCGAGTGTGGGCTTGCCGAAGTACACCGATTCGATTTCGGGACCAAACGCCTCGACCACGTCGCGCACCAGCTCGTGGCCGCGTGCGCGCTCGATGCGGAGCGTGCCGTCGACCAACGCCGCCTTGACGTGCATCCGCGCTTCGACCTTGGCGCGCAGCGTCTCGGGGTCGATTGCGCGGATCACGACGACGTCGCCGCCGACTCGCGACTTGAGCTCACCCGGCGGCGCAAGCGCGACCATCCGCCCCTCATCGAGCAGGCCGATCCGATCGCAGCGGTCGGCCTCTTCCATATGATGGGTGGTCAAGACGATCGTGATGCCGTCCTGATCGCGGAGCGTCGTGAGATAGTTGAGGAACTCGCGCCGCGCGATCGGATCGAGTCCGGTGCTGGGTTCGTCGAGAATCAACAGCTCGGGCTGATGGAGCAGCGCCTTGGCCAATTCGACACGCCGGCGCAGGCCGCCCGATAGGGTTTCGACCAGTTCGCCGGCGCGCGCGGTCAGGTCGACCCGCTCGAGCATCGCGGCCGACCGTGCGCGCAGATGCGCGCCGCTCATGCCGTAGAGGCGACCGTGATGCGCCAGGTTTTCGGCGACGGTCAGCTTGCCGTCCACACTCGGATGCTGAAAGACCACGCCGAGGCGGCGGCGGAGCGCGGCCGTAGCAGTGCGCAGATCGCAGCCCAGAATGCGAGCGTCGCCGGCCTGTATGGGCACGAGGGTCGAGAGCAGCTTGAACAGTGTGGTCTTGCCGCCACCGTTGGGTCCGAGCAGGCCGAAGATTTCACGCTCGGCGATCACGCAACTGATAGCCTCGAGCGCGCGGCGCTCGCCGTAGTTGAAACTGATCTCGCTCAGCTCGATGGCCACGGACGCAGCCGACGGCCGATCGTCGAGGCCGAGTGCGGCCGGAGCTGGAAACGTGGCGGTCATCCGAGGGCGGGGCGGCCTTATTTTTCGCCGTCGCCCTTGACGAAGTTCAGCGACGCGGAGTTCATGCAGTAGCGCAAGCCGGTCGGCCGCGGACCGTCCTCGAAGACGTGGCCCAGATGGGCGCCGCAGCGCGAGCAGGTGACCTCGGTCCGCCGCATCCCGTACGAACGGTCCTCGGTATTCTCGACCTTCGACTGATCGAGCGGCGCGTAAAAGCTCGGCCAGCCGCAGCCGGAGTCGTATTTGGTCTCGGAGGAGAACAGTTCATTGCCGCAGCATACGCAGAGAAACATGCCCTGATCATGCAGGTCGTAGTACTTGCCCGTGAAGGCGGGCTCGGTGCCTTTTTTGCGCGCGACCTGGAACTGCTCAGGGGTCAGCAACTGGCGCCATTCCTCGTCGGTTTTTTCAATTTTTTCGCTCATCGATTTCAACTTCCTCGCGGATTCTTACTTGCGGGCCTGAGTAGAGTGCGGCGCGCGCCGTCCCAATCAATGATGGCACAAATGATTCGGTGCTCGAAGAAGGTCTTGCGTGTACTCGCATCCCACCCTTGATGCGCGCACAACTTGAGTGGGAAGCTGGGCGCTGCTAACGACGGAGCGAGCGCGCCTCGACCGGTGAGCCGATGCCGGCGATACGCAGACGCCAGCGGGCGCGGCGCGCGATCGCGCCGGGCGGGCCGAGCTGCTCGAGTTGGCGTTCGAGCACCATCCTGAGCTCGCGATTGAGACGTTCGATTTCAGCTTCTTCGGCGAGCTTGGGCCGCTCCTGGCCGTCGTGAAGACCGCGGCGGCGGCGACCATAGAGTTCCTGGAGGCGGAGCTCGACTTTGGCCAACGCGGTGCGGTAGCGATAGTCGAGGCGGCGCATCGATTCGTTCGCCTCAGCGACGGCGCGAAAACGGCTGCGCAGCAGCCACCATTCGATCAACGCCAGCAGCATCGCGCCGACGGCGAGAAGTCCCAGAGCACCGGAAATGTAGGCGGCGGCGCGCCACCAGGTCAAAAGACGCAACGCATGGCCGGTTTGGCCGACGAAGGTTTCCAGCTCGTTGGTGCGTGTGCGGGCGGCGGCCAGCCGCTGATCTGCGGCCTGCGCGCCGTATGTCGCATCCTGCAGTGCGCGCTGGAGCCGTGCGATCTCGGCGGTCAGTTCACGTTCGTGGGCGACCGCCGGGTTGGGGATGCGGAGCACGCGTCCGACTTCAAGATCGGTCTCCTCGGTGACGTGATTGATGCGGGTCAGGTCCGTGACGGCGAGGCCGAACTGATTTGCGATCGCGCCGAGTGTGTCGCCCTCTCGAATCGCATAAGGAAAGGTCGCGCGCGGCGGTAGTGGCGCCGCCTCGACGGATTCATCGCGGGCAGTCGTCGCGTGTGAGGTGGTATGGGTCGTCGGCGACGGCTCGATTGATTCCTCGGACAGGGCATTGGCGGGAAGGCGACAGACCAGCAGCGCGAGCATCGTCGCGGCCGCAGTCGCCAGCAGACGGCCCGGCAAGAGCGCCCGGCCGCTGTTGATTGCGATTGAGTCCAATGGATTTAAGCGTAATAGAATCGCCGGGCGATGCAAACGCGAAATTCGCGACCGCGCGCGCACCTGCGCTTGACTCAAGGAGCGGCGAAGTACGTCAGAATTTCGCGATTGCCGGTAGCGCCGGTTATCGGCGAATCGATTGAACCGCCGAATTCGAGACCGAGAGCCGCGGCGGCGTTGACGATGTCGCGCAAGGCGGCTTCGCGCAGGGCGGGGTCGCGCACGAGCCCGCCTTTGCCGACCTTCCCGCGGCCAACCTCGAATTGCGGCTTCACCAGGGCCAGAATCTCGCCCGGATGCGCGAGCAGCCCAACGACCGCGGGCAATACGAGCCGCAGCGAGATGAAGCTCGTATCGATCACTATGAGCTCGGGCGGCCAAGGCAGATCAGCCGGGCGGACGCCGCGGATGTTGGTGCGGTCCATCACGGTGACGCGCGGGTCGGTGCGCAGATGCTCGGCGAGTTGGCCGTAGCCGACATCGAGCGCGATGACGTGAGCCGCGCCGCGGCGCAACAGAACGTCGGTGAAGCCGCCGGTCGAGGCGCCGACGTCGAGCGCGCAGCGTCCGACCACGGGGGTCGCGAAGCGCTCGAGCGCGGCGAGCAGCTTGTACGCGCCGCGGCTCGCATATTCGCGTGCGCCGCGGACCAGCTCGATCGGGACGGAATCGTCCACCTTGAGATCAGGTTTGGCCGAGGGCCGGGAATTGACGCGGACGCGGCCGGCCATGATCAGGCGCTGGGCGGCTTCGCGGCTCTCGGCGAGTCCGCGCCGCGTCATCTCCAGATCGAGCCGTGAGCGCATAGGGCTAAATCGTTGCGCGCAACAGCTCGGGATCAAAAGGGAATATCGTCGTCATCCTTTGGTCCGTTCCGGGTCGTGGCTGGAGACTGGCCATTGGCGAGGTCCGCGGCTGAGTCGTCACGTTCAAACGGCGCGCTATTCAGCTCGCCGTGCGGGCCGCGGGTGAGGATTTCCACGCGCCGGTCCACCTGATCGAGCTTCTGATTGAGCGAGCGCACGAGTGCGACGCCGCGCTCGAAGGCGCTGATCGAATCCTCAAGCGAGAGCTCGCCGGAATCGATGCGCGTGACGACGGCCTCGAGGTCGGCCAGTTCGTCTTCGAATTTTCGCTCGGAGTTGACAGCCATGCACAATGCTCCTCAAGGATCTCGTTGTATGACTGCGGCGCGGAGGCGGCCGCGCGCGAGGCGGAGAATGAGCTCGTCGCCGAGCGCAACCGGGCCGGCGTCGGTGACGACGCGGCCGTCGCGCGGATCGGTGACCACGGCGTAGCCGCGTTCGAGCACGCGCAGTGGCGAGATCGCGTCGAGCCGACGCGCCTCCGCGGCGAGCCGCGCGCGGGCGACCTCCAGACGCACCCGCATCACAGCCGTGAGCCGCGCCGAATCCATCGCCAGGCGGAGCCGCTGCTCGCGGGCGAGGGCGGCGGGACTGCGGAGCCGCGCGCGCATCTCGTGCAAGCGACTGCGGCTGGCGGCGAGCCGAATCGCGATCGCGCGGCTGAGATCCGCCGCGGCCTCGTCGACACGCTGCCGAATCTGGCGGATGAGGCCTTGAGGATCGCGCAGGCGCGCTTCGAGTTGGCCGAAATGGCGGCGATGAGCCGCGAGCGCCAGTCGCATCGAGCCCGCCATCGCCGCGCCCAGTTCGTCGAGGCGGCGGCGCAGGTCGTCTTTCACCGGCACGACCAATTGCGCGGCGGCGGTCGGGGTTGGCGCGCGCAGGTCGGCGGCAAAGTCGGCAATCGTGTAATCGATTTCGTGGCCGACCGCAGAGATCACCGGAACCGCGGAGCGACGAATCGCGCGCGCGACGACTTCCTCATTGAAGGGCCAGAGATCTTCGAGGGAACCGCCGCCGCGGCCGACGATAATGACTTCGGCGCGCGCGTCGCGGCTGAGATCGTCGAGCGCCGCGGCGATTTCCGCGGCAGCTTTGGGACCCTGGATCAGCGCTGGGCGCACGATGACATGCAGATTCGGAAAACGATCAAAAAGCACGCGGAGCATGTCGTATAGCGCCGCCCCGCCGAGCGCCGTGACGATGCCGATGCTGCGCGGCAAGAGCGGCAACGGACGCTTGCGCTCGGGATCGAACAGCCCTTCGCCGCTGAGCCGCTGCTTGAGCTGCTCGAAGGCGGCCTGGAGCGCGCCGAGTCCGCGCGGTTCGAGCTCCTCGGCGTAAAGCTGAAGCGTCCCGCGCGCCTCATACAGATTGACCCGTCCTCGCACGAGGACTTGCATCCCGTTCTCGAGGCTGAAGCGGAGGCGGCGCGCGGCCGTACTGAACATCACGACGCTGATGGCGCTGCGCGAGTCCTTGAGCGTGAAATAGAGATGGTTCGAGGGTGCGAGGCGGGCGTTCGAGACCTCACCGACGACCCAATATTCGCCGAGGTTTACTTCGAGGGTCTCGCGCACCGCGCGGACGAGTTGCGTGACGTTGAGCGCGACCCGTCGGGGCGTCTCGCGCAGCGCGAATTCCAGTTGCCCGGCCATCGTTGAGCAGGCTAGCACGCGGAGGGGGTGAAGCGGAGTCGGCGCCAGGGAATCGCCACAGAGCTTAAATCGATGAAATCCAGTTGCGCACGGGTTTGCGCGTGGAGCGCGGCGACACGAGCAGGATGGTCGCGCCATGCCGTGCTT comes from the Candidatus Binataceae bacterium genome and includes:
- a CDS encoding ATP-binding cassette domain-containing protein, with the translated sequence MTATFPAPAALGLDDRPSAASVAIELSEISFNYGERRALEAISCVIAEREIFGLLGPNGGGKTTLFKLLSTLVPIQAGDARILGCDLRTATAALRRRLGVVFQHPSVDGKLTVAENLAHHGRLYGMSGAHLRARSAAMLERVDLTARAGELVETLSGGLRRRVELAKALLHQPELLILDEPSTGLDPIARREFLNYLTTLRDQDGITIVLTTHHMEEADRCDRIGLLDEGRMVALAPPGELKSRVGGDVVVIRAIDPETLRAKVEARMHVKAALVDGTLRIERARGHELVRDVVEAFGPEIESVYFGKPTLEDVFVHLTGRRFTWNSAEAGS
- the msrB gene encoding peptide-methionine (R)-S-oxide reductase MsrB; this translates as MSEKIEKTDEEWRQLLTPEQFQVARKKGTEPAFTGKYYDLHDQGMFLCVCCGNELFSSETKYDSGCGWPSFYAPLDQSKVENTEDRSYGMRRTEVTCSRCGAHLGHVFEDGPRPTGLRYCMNSASLNFVKGDGEK
- a CDS encoding TlyA family RNA methyltransferase, which encodes MRSRLDLEMTRRGLAESREAAQRLIMAGRVRVNSRPSAKPDLKVDDSVPIELVRGAREYASRGAYKLLAALERFATPVVGRCALDVGASTGGFTDVLLRRGAAHVIALDVGYGQLAEHLRTDPRVTVMDRTNIRGVRPADLPWPPELIVIDTSFISLRLVLPAVVGLLAHPGEILALVKPQFEVGRGKVGKGGLVRDPALREAALRDIVNAAAALGLEFGGSIDSPITGATGNREILTYFAAP
- a CDS encoding exodeoxyribonuclease VII small subunit, translating into MAVNSERKFEDELADLEAVVTRIDSGELSLEDSISAFERGVALVRSLNQKLDQVDRRVEILTRGPHGELNSAPFERDDSAADLANGQSPATTRNGPKDDDDIPF
- a CDS encoding ABC transporter permease gives rise to the protein MSNALLGAGTLWLREITRFCRQRSRVIGSFLQPLVFWLLLGAGLTGSFHPAGMPADMNYFEYLYPGFIVLVLLFTAIFATISTVEDRHEGFLQGVLVAPVSRATVVMGQVLGATTLAWVPSCIFLVLAPLAGIRLSVGAVLMSAAIMALIAFALTSIGLLIAWRIESTQGFHAIMNLILIPIWLLSGAFWPVSGAPVALEWAMRLNPLTYGVAALREALYTSQPGTVAEMPNFGLSCAVAIVFAVATYLMAARVAQHAIVH
- a CDS encoding LysM peptidoglycan-binding domain-containing protein, yielding MDSIAINSGRALLPGRLLATAAATMLALLVCRLPANALSEESIEPSPTTHTTSHATTARDESVEAAPLPPRATFPYAIREGDTLGAIANQFGLAVTDLTRINHVTEETDLEVGRVLRIPNPAVAHERELTAEIARLQRALQDATYGAQAADQRLAAARTRTNELETFVGQTGHALRLLTWWRAAAYISGALGLLAVGAMLLALIEWWLLRSRFRAVAEANESMRRLDYRYRTALAKVELRLQELYGRRRRGLHDGQERPKLAEEAEIERLNRELRMVLERQLEQLGPPGAIARRARWRLRIAGIGSPVEARSLRR
- the xseA gene encoding exodeoxyribonuclease VII large subunit, coding for MAGQLEFALRETPRRVALNVTQLVRAVRETLEVNLGEYWVVGEVSNARLAPSNHLYFTLKDSRSAISVVMFSTAARRLRFSLENGMQVLVRGRVNLYEARGTLQLYAEELEPRGLGALQAAFEQLKQRLSGEGLFDPERKRPLPLLPRSIGIVTALGGAALYDMLRVLFDRFPNLHVIVRPALIQGPKAAAEIAAALDDLSRDARAEVIIVGRGGGSLEDLWPFNEEVVARAIRRSAVPVISAVGHEIDYTIADFAADLRAPTPTAAAQLVVPVKDDLRRRLDELGAAMAGSMRLALAAHRRHFGQLEARLRDPQGLIRQIRQRVDEAAADLSRAIAIRLAASRSRLHEMRARLRSPAALAREQRLRLAMDSARLTAVMRVRLEVARARLAAEARRLDAISPLRVLERGYAVVTDPRDGRVVTDAGPVALGDELILRLARGRLRAAVIQRDP